TTACTTCTCTTTTCGATAACCCTGCACAAAATAAAAGGTGTAAAATTCCCCTATAATTAGGGATAAGCGCGCCTAATAATTTAAAGTAATTTTATACTCATCAAAAAATAGAGCGATGACACTAGAAGAATATAAACAAAGATACAACGAAGAAGACGCTGTGGGATGGGATTGCATTACCGCCTCATTAGAACAATTATATGGAGAGCAAGAACCTCAACATTTTGGCAACTTGTTGCCTTTCTCCTTGGGAGGAGAAAACCCATTAGATGGTTTAAGTGTTTACCGAAGCTCCCAACAAGAAGATCACTTTCACTTGGTGAGTTATGGTTTTTCTAATTTGTACTACGATGAAGAAAAGATAGATGCAGAATACAGTGGTTTTGGTTTTGAATTGACCTTTCGCTTCAAACAGCAGGGCGATGACAACATCCATTGGGCGATGAACTTGATGCAGAATCTCGCTAAATACGTTTTTGATTCAGGTAAATGGTTTGAAGAATTTCACTTCATCCCCACCAATAGTCCTATCCGATTAGAATACGACACCGATTTAGTTGGTATCGCATTTGTCCAAGATCCGGAATTAGGTTTCATCGATACCCCACACGGGCGTGTAGATTTTTTACAAATGGTAGGGATTACACAAAAAGAATTGGATCTATTATGGGAGAATCCTAAATTATCCGAAACAGCGAAATTAATTACCAACTTACGTCAAAACAATCCATTATTAATTACGGATTTAGATCGAAAATAAAAATATCAGCATGAAATTGTTTTGCCTTTCTTTCTTTTTCTTGACACTTATCGGATGTAGTTCTTCTCCTTTGACGCTTACTCCTACGCAATATACGTACAGTGGAAAAGAGCGAACAAAAGACCTTGACAAAGAAAACCCAAAGTTAGAACCTACTATTACCCTAAGAGAGATTAAACAATCTTTTTGGGGGCGTAAAGCCATTATAGATGTCCAAGGTTGGTATAGCTCTTCTGGGCTTCATGCCAGAAGATTAAACCGCATCCAAATGCTAGAGGAAATGGAAGAAGATCAATTAACCCTAACCTTTTATGTAGCACCAAAAGGAGGTCTCGGCAAGGAAGCTAATTTAATCTATGGGTACAATTATCGACAAGTAGTTGAGATTAAAATTCCTGCTGAAATCAAACAGTTGCATTTTAAGTTAATTGAACAAAACTTAACACACAAAGAAGTCTTAAGTTTTAAAGCAACAGTACCTTTGACAGATACAGCATCTTAAGCTAGAGAAATGAATAAATTTAGATCGGTCAATACGCATAAACATGGATAAAAATACCTTACTTCAAGATATTCGAAGAAAAGCTACTCAATTTACAACAGGAGGATTTCGTCCCACCAACACAAGAAAAGAAAGTTGGATTGGTCGAGTATTTATTTATAAAGCGGAAGAAGAACTTCCTTTGGATAGTGATGGGAGACCGATGATTCCCCTAGCTCAATTTTATTTACCTGCTTTACCATTTGTTCCTGAGTCTCTGCAAGGATTTGAATATATCACTGTCTTTCTATCTACGCAATTTCCTGATCCGTTTGAGCCCATGGGTAACCGTTGGGTAATTCGCACCTATACAGCTACGGATGAAATAATAGAAAAAGAATTCCCCATTGACACTGTCTACATTAAAGCTTTTCCATTACAGCCAAGTCTTGTTGAACAAGACTGTCCATTATGGGATGGTGGTGGACTAACAACCGAACAAGAAGATGCCTTTTTAGCCTTAGAAGAGGAAGGAATCATTGAAGGTTATTACGAAGAGACCACTCATTCTTATTTACATAAAATCGGAGGTTGGCCTTCTTTTTGTCAATCTGGTGTTGATTTTGAAGAAGGGTATTCTTTCGT
The window above is part of the Myroides odoratus DSM 2801 genome. Proteins encoded here:
- a CDS encoding suppressor of fused domain protein; translated protein: MTLEEYKQRYNEEDAVGWDCITASLEQLYGEQEPQHFGNLLPFSLGGENPLDGLSVYRSSQQEDHFHLVSYGFSNLYYDEEKIDAEYSGFGFELTFRFKQQGDDNIHWAMNLMQNLAKYVFDSGKWFEEFHFIPTNSPIRLEYDTDLVGIAFVQDPELGFIDTPHGRVDFLQMVGITQKELDLLWENPKLSETAKLITNLRQNNPLLITDLDRK
- a CDS encoding DUF1963 domain-containing protein — its product is MDKNTLLQDIRRKATQFTTGGFRPTNTRKESWIGRVFIYKAEEELPLDSDGRPMIPLAQFYLPALPFVPESLQGFEYITVFLSTQFPDPFEPMGNRWVIRTYTATDEIIEKEFPIDTVYIKAFPLQPSLVEQDCPLWDGGGLTTEQEDAFLALEEEGIIEGYYEETTHSYLHKIGGWPSFCQSGVDFEEGYSFVFQLSTDAKANLNVVDNGSFLFAFNPSVQQWQLYYDFY